A DNA window from Centroberyx gerrardi isolate f3 chromosome 3, fCenGer3.hap1.cur.20231027, whole genome shotgun sequence contains the following coding sequences:
- the pecam1b gene encoding platelet endothelial cell adhesion molecule isoform X1 — translation MGPLLLLTSTLLCSWRMVDAQPSFTIRDITLAIEPSTDVSRDTNVTVRCQAAVVSSSGQEALSRTYTIYKDSTMVYTKTTSSSEDLLYPLPEARVSNTGKYRCNIDIEGKKMQSGAKKLTVTGLAAPVLHLNKGEFSEGEEVTATCTAPEETGSIIFYFYADSKELLEERVNSDQAEAKLRFSGAGIRKIHCDYTVLITPDSIKSKESNSMSVSVKELFITPVLEIIPQQNVYEGDQLGLSCTVRNFQRTSQSISLYLSQGTQLLSIGTTKVNHSMVALAKDSGEFECRLEMGNVVKVATKAVSVTELFSVPTLTVSPAEVFQGDDMKLTCRSENFASEILRRGEVTYAIDPPESRLISSEAGVFSGRALLYDFNYTCTAQAKGIVKRSKVLTVRPKVSVSQPKISVLGKVILGKPFQILCQADRGSLPINYTLMKIYENLNTTTVKLPYQQALFSIIIQKPEEITKFMCEAQNNRRKEGLLSKRLNATVIVPLSGATLTVVPDLADIAEGVDLLLICGIKGTPPVSFKWYRSDSVQPLFTTTSNEVTKHYNVTGVGSKHSGTYYCEAINPANNVVRSQSVTIEVRMALWKKGLIVASCLLLVTVLVLLFVLCFRAKRGKREAAAELSVKPSSPKSDDSLTVNLTHDTEVYKAATVRVDRSASVWSERPPNAASDEESSVASNEPDVEYTEVVHPQPADPARVPLKKGTDTVYSELQNSPHGAADPHDYQGSVEYAELNGEQPEINHTHPEVNHHQDLPVPVD, via the exons ATGGGCCCCCTCCTACTGCTCACCTCCACTCTCCTCTGCAGCT GGAGAATGGTGGATGCTCAGCCAT CGTTCACGATAAGAGACATCACCCTGGCCATCGAGCCCAGCACTGATGTGAGCCGGGACACCAATGTGACGGTGAGATGTCAAGCCGCCGTCGTCAGCAGCTCAGGCCAAGAAGCCTTGAGCCGTACTTACACCATATACAAGGACAGCACCATGGTCTACACCAAGACCACCAGCAGCTCGGAGGATCTGCTCTACCCGCTGCCCGAGGCCAGAGTCTCCAACACGGGCAAATACAGGTGCAACATTGACATTGAGGGCAAAAAGATGCAGAGCGGTGCTAAGAAACTCACAGTAACAG GCCTGGCCGCACCAGTGCTCCACCTCAACAAGGGTGAGTtcagtgagggagaggaggtgacgGCCACATGCACCGCTCCCGAAGAGACGGGCTCCATCATCTTCTACTTCTACGCGGACTCCAAGGAGCTCCTGGAAGAGCGGGTCAACTCCGACCAGGCGGAGGCCAAGCTTCGTTTCAGCGGCGCTGGCATCCGCAAAATCCACTGCGACTACACTGTCTTAATAACACCAGACTCCATCAAGTCCAAGGAGAGCAACAGCATGTCTGTCTCAGTCAAAG AGCTTTTCATCACACCGGTTCTTGAGATTATCCCGCAACAGAACGTCTATGAAGGGGACCAACTCGGTCTCTCCTGCACCGTCAGAAACTTCCAGCGCACCTCTCAAAGCATCAGCCTCTACCTGAGCCAGGGGACCCAGCTGCTCAGTATCGGAACCACCAAAGTCAACCACAGCATGGTCGCACTGGCTAAGGATTCTGGGGAGTTTGAGTGCAGATTGGAAATGGGAAATGTAGTGAAAGTCGCCACAAAAGCTGTTTCAGTGACTG AGCTGTTTTCAGTGCCCACACTCACTGTGTCTCCTGCTGAGGTCTTTCAAGGGGATGACATGAAGCTCACTTGCAGAAGTGAAAACTTTGCCTCCGAGATACTCCGCAGGGGAGAAGTGACTTACGCTATTGATCCGCCGGAGAGCCGACTGATCAGCAGTGAGGCTGGAGTTTTCTCTGGCAGAGCCCTGCTGTATGATTTCAACTATACCTGTACAGCTCAGGCCAAGGGCATCGTGAAGCGCAGTAAAGTCCTAACCGTTCGTCCAAAAG TTTCAGTCTCCCAGCCAAAAATCTCGGTGTTGGGCAAAGTGATCCTGGGAAAGCCCTTCCAGATCCTctgtcaggcagacagaggcagcCTGCCGATCAACTACACCCTGATGAAGATATATGAGAACCTGAACACGACCACCGTCAAGCTGCCCTATCAACAGGCCCTCTTCTCCATCATCATCCAGAAGCCTGAGGAAATAACCAAGTTCATGTGTGAAGCGCAGAATAATCGGCGTAAGGAGGGCCTGCTGAGTAAAAGACTCAACGCCACTGTTATAG TTCCTCTGTCGGGGGCGACACTCACCGTCGTCCCCGACTTGGCGGACATCGCCGAGGGAGTCGATCTCCTCCTGATATGTGGCATCAAAGGCACGCCGCCGGTCAGCTTTAAGTGGTACCGCAGCGACAGTGTCCAGCCGCTGTTCACCACCACGTCCAACGAGGTCACCAAGCACTACAACGTCACCGGGGTGGGCAGCAAGCACAGCGGCACCTACTACTGCGAGGCCATCAACCCCGCCAACAACGTCGTCCGCAGCCAGTCGGTCACCATAGAGG tgCGTATGGCGCTGTGGAAGAAAGGGCTGATCGTGGCGTCCTGTCTGCTGTTGGTGACGGTGCTGGTGCTGCTGTTTGTGCTGTGCTTCAGGGccaagagag GTAAAAGAGAAGCGGCTGCTGAATTGTCAGT AAAGCCTTCGAGCCCTAAATCAGATGACTCTTTAACAGTGAATCTAACCCACGACACAGAGGTTTATAAAGCAGCCACAG tgAGGGTGGACAGATCAGCCAGTGTGTGGAGCGAGCGACCGCCTAATGCAG CCAGCGACGAAGAGAGCAGCGTGGCGTCCAACGAGCCTGATGTGGAGTATACTGAGGTGGTGCATCCACAGCCAGCAGACCCTGCCAGAG TTCCACTGAAAAAAGGCACAGACACCGTGTACAGCGAGCTCCAAAACTCTCCGCATG GTGCTGCTGACCCCCATGACTAT CAGGGTTCAGTAGAGTATGCTGAGCTCAACGGTGAACAACCTGAGATCAATCACACCCATCCAGAAGTCAACCACCACCAGGACCTCCCAGTGCCGGTGGATTAG
- the pecam1b gene encoding platelet endothelial cell adhesion molecule isoform X2, which translates to MGPLLLLTSTLLCSWRMVDAQPSFTIRDITLAIEPSTDVSRDTNVTVRCQAAVVSSSGQEALSRTYTIYKDSTMVYTKTTSSSEDLLYPLPEARVSNTGKYRCNIDIEGKKMQSGAKKLTVTGLAAPVLHLNKGEFSEGEEVTATCTAPEETGSIIFYFYADSKELLEERVNSDQAEAKLRFSGAGIRKIHCDYTVLITPDSIKSKESNSMSVSVKELFITPVLEIIPQQNVYEGDQLGLSCTVRNFQRTSQSISLYLSQGTQLLSIGTTKVNHSMVALAKDSGEFECRLEMGNVVKVATKAVSVTELFSVPTLTVSPAEVFQGDDMKLTCRSENFASEILRRGEVTYAIDPPESRLISSEAGVFSGRALLYDFNYTCTAQAKGIVKRSKVLTVRPKVSVSQPKISVLGKVILGKPFQILCQADRGSLPINYTLMKIYENLNTTTVKLPYQQALFSIIIQKPEEITKFMCEAQNNRRKEGLLSKRLNATVIVPLSGATLTVVPDLADIAEGVDLLLICGIKGTPPVSFKWYRSDSVQPLFTTTSNEVTKHYNVTGVGSKHSGTYYCEAINPANNVVRSQSVTIEVRMALWKKGLIVASCLLLVTVLVLLFVLCFRAKRGKREAAAELSVKPSSPKSDDSLTVNLTHDTEVYKAATVRVDRSASVWSERPPNAASDEESSVASNEPDVEYTEVVHPQPADPARVPLKKGTDTVYSELQNSPHGAADPHDYGSVEYAELNGEQPEINHTHPEVNHHQDLPVPVD; encoded by the exons ATGGGCCCCCTCCTACTGCTCACCTCCACTCTCCTCTGCAGCT GGAGAATGGTGGATGCTCAGCCAT CGTTCACGATAAGAGACATCACCCTGGCCATCGAGCCCAGCACTGATGTGAGCCGGGACACCAATGTGACGGTGAGATGTCAAGCCGCCGTCGTCAGCAGCTCAGGCCAAGAAGCCTTGAGCCGTACTTACACCATATACAAGGACAGCACCATGGTCTACACCAAGACCACCAGCAGCTCGGAGGATCTGCTCTACCCGCTGCCCGAGGCCAGAGTCTCCAACACGGGCAAATACAGGTGCAACATTGACATTGAGGGCAAAAAGATGCAGAGCGGTGCTAAGAAACTCACAGTAACAG GCCTGGCCGCACCAGTGCTCCACCTCAACAAGGGTGAGTtcagtgagggagaggaggtgacgGCCACATGCACCGCTCCCGAAGAGACGGGCTCCATCATCTTCTACTTCTACGCGGACTCCAAGGAGCTCCTGGAAGAGCGGGTCAACTCCGACCAGGCGGAGGCCAAGCTTCGTTTCAGCGGCGCTGGCATCCGCAAAATCCACTGCGACTACACTGTCTTAATAACACCAGACTCCATCAAGTCCAAGGAGAGCAACAGCATGTCTGTCTCAGTCAAAG AGCTTTTCATCACACCGGTTCTTGAGATTATCCCGCAACAGAACGTCTATGAAGGGGACCAACTCGGTCTCTCCTGCACCGTCAGAAACTTCCAGCGCACCTCTCAAAGCATCAGCCTCTACCTGAGCCAGGGGACCCAGCTGCTCAGTATCGGAACCACCAAAGTCAACCACAGCATGGTCGCACTGGCTAAGGATTCTGGGGAGTTTGAGTGCAGATTGGAAATGGGAAATGTAGTGAAAGTCGCCACAAAAGCTGTTTCAGTGACTG AGCTGTTTTCAGTGCCCACACTCACTGTGTCTCCTGCTGAGGTCTTTCAAGGGGATGACATGAAGCTCACTTGCAGAAGTGAAAACTTTGCCTCCGAGATACTCCGCAGGGGAGAAGTGACTTACGCTATTGATCCGCCGGAGAGCCGACTGATCAGCAGTGAGGCTGGAGTTTTCTCTGGCAGAGCCCTGCTGTATGATTTCAACTATACCTGTACAGCTCAGGCCAAGGGCATCGTGAAGCGCAGTAAAGTCCTAACCGTTCGTCCAAAAG TTTCAGTCTCCCAGCCAAAAATCTCGGTGTTGGGCAAAGTGATCCTGGGAAAGCCCTTCCAGATCCTctgtcaggcagacagaggcagcCTGCCGATCAACTACACCCTGATGAAGATATATGAGAACCTGAACACGACCACCGTCAAGCTGCCCTATCAACAGGCCCTCTTCTCCATCATCATCCAGAAGCCTGAGGAAATAACCAAGTTCATGTGTGAAGCGCAGAATAATCGGCGTAAGGAGGGCCTGCTGAGTAAAAGACTCAACGCCACTGTTATAG TTCCTCTGTCGGGGGCGACACTCACCGTCGTCCCCGACTTGGCGGACATCGCCGAGGGAGTCGATCTCCTCCTGATATGTGGCATCAAAGGCACGCCGCCGGTCAGCTTTAAGTGGTACCGCAGCGACAGTGTCCAGCCGCTGTTCACCACCACGTCCAACGAGGTCACCAAGCACTACAACGTCACCGGGGTGGGCAGCAAGCACAGCGGCACCTACTACTGCGAGGCCATCAACCCCGCCAACAACGTCGTCCGCAGCCAGTCGGTCACCATAGAGG tgCGTATGGCGCTGTGGAAGAAAGGGCTGATCGTGGCGTCCTGTCTGCTGTTGGTGACGGTGCTGGTGCTGCTGTTTGTGCTGTGCTTCAGGGccaagagag GTAAAAGAGAAGCGGCTGCTGAATTGTCAGT AAAGCCTTCGAGCCCTAAATCAGATGACTCTTTAACAGTGAATCTAACCCACGACACAGAGGTTTATAAAGCAGCCACAG tgAGGGTGGACAGATCAGCCAGTGTGTGGAGCGAGCGACCGCCTAATGCAG CCAGCGACGAAGAGAGCAGCGTGGCGTCCAACGAGCCTGATGTGGAGTATACTGAGGTGGTGCATCCACAGCCAGCAGACCCTGCCAGAG TTCCACTGAAAAAAGGCACAGACACCGTGTACAGCGAGCTCCAAAACTCTCCGCATG GTGCTGCTGACCCCCATGACTAT GGTTCAGTAGAGTATGCTGAGCTCAACGGTGAACAACCTGAGATCAATCACACCCATCCAGAAGTCAACCACCACCAGGACCTCCCAGTGCCGGTGGATTAG
- the pecam1b gene encoding platelet endothelial cell adhesion molecule isoform X3, translating to MGPLLLLTSTLLCSWRMVDAQPSFTIRDITLAIEPSTDVSRDTNVTVRCQAAVVSSSGQEALSRTYTIYKDSTMVYTKTTSSSEDLLYPLPEARVSNTGKYRCNIDIEGKKMQSGAKKLTVTGLAAPVLHLNKGEFSEGEEVTATCTAPEETGSIIFYFYADSKELLEERVNSDQAEAKLRFSGAGIRKIHCDYTVLITPDSIKSKESNSMSVSVKELFITPVLEIIPQQNVYEGDQLGLSCTVRNFQRTSQSISLYLSQGTQLLSIGTTKVNHSMVALAKDSGEFECRLEMGNVVKVATKAVSVTELFSVPTLTVSPAEVFQGDDMKLTCRSENFASEILRRGEVTYAIDPPESRLISSEAGVFSGRALLYDFNYTCTAQAKGIVKRSKVLTVRPKVSVSQPKISVLGKVILGKPFQILCQADRGSLPINYTLMKIYENLNTTTVKLPYQQALFSIIIQKPEEITKFMCEAQNNRRKEGLLSKRLNATVIVPLSGATLTVVPDLADIAEGVDLLLICGIKGTPPVSFKWYRSDSVQPLFTTTSNEVTKHYNVTGVGSKHSGTYYCEAINPANNVVRSQSVTIEVRMALWKKGLIVASCLLLVTVLVLLFVLCFRAKRVRVDRSASVWSERPPNAASDEESSVASNEPDVEYTEVVHPQPADPARVPLKKGTDTVYSELQNSPHGAADPHDYQGSVEYAELNGEQPEINHTHPEVNHHQDLPVPVD from the exons ATGGGCCCCCTCCTACTGCTCACCTCCACTCTCCTCTGCAGCT GGAGAATGGTGGATGCTCAGCCAT CGTTCACGATAAGAGACATCACCCTGGCCATCGAGCCCAGCACTGATGTGAGCCGGGACACCAATGTGACGGTGAGATGTCAAGCCGCCGTCGTCAGCAGCTCAGGCCAAGAAGCCTTGAGCCGTACTTACACCATATACAAGGACAGCACCATGGTCTACACCAAGACCACCAGCAGCTCGGAGGATCTGCTCTACCCGCTGCCCGAGGCCAGAGTCTCCAACACGGGCAAATACAGGTGCAACATTGACATTGAGGGCAAAAAGATGCAGAGCGGTGCTAAGAAACTCACAGTAACAG GCCTGGCCGCACCAGTGCTCCACCTCAACAAGGGTGAGTtcagtgagggagaggaggtgacgGCCACATGCACCGCTCCCGAAGAGACGGGCTCCATCATCTTCTACTTCTACGCGGACTCCAAGGAGCTCCTGGAAGAGCGGGTCAACTCCGACCAGGCGGAGGCCAAGCTTCGTTTCAGCGGCGCTGGCATCCGCAAAATCCACTGCGACTACACTGTCTTAATAACACCAGACTCCATCAAGTCCAAGGAGAGCAACAGCATGTCTGTCTCAGTCAAAG AGCTTTTCATCACACCGGTTCTTGAGATTATCCCGCAACAGAACGTCTATGAAGGGGACCAACTCGGTCTCTCCTGCACCGTCAGAAACTTCCAGCGCACCTCTCAAAGCATCAGCCTCTACCTGAGCCAGGGGACCCAGCTGCTCAGTATCGGAACCACCAAAGTCAACCACAGCATGGTCGCACTGGCTAAGGATTCTGGGGAGTTTGAGTGCAGATTGGAAATGGGAAATGTAGTGAAAGTCGCCACAAAAGCTGTTTCAGTGACTG AGCTGTTTTCAGTGCCCACACTCACTGTGTCTCCTGCTGAGGTCTTTCAAGGGGATGACATGAAGCTCACTTGCAGAAGTGAAAACTTTGCCTCCGAGATACTCCGCAGGGGAGAAGTGACTTACGCTATTGATCCGCCGGAGAGCCGACTGATCAGCAGTGAGGCTGGAGTTTTCTCTGGCAGAGCCCTGCTGTATGATTTCAACTATACCTGTACAGCTCAGGCCAAGGGCATCGTGAAGCGCAGTAAAGTCCTAACCGTTCGTCCAAAAG TTTCAGTCTCCCAGCCAAAAATCTCGGTGTTGGGCAAAGTGATCCTGGGAAAGCCCTTCCAGATCCTctgtcaggcagacagaggcagcCTGCCGATCAACTACACCCTGATGAAGATATATGAGAACCTGAACACGACCACCGTCAAGCTGCCCTATCAACAGGCCCTCTTCTCCATCATCATCCAGAAGCCTGAGGAAATAACCAAGTTCATGTGTGAAGCGCAGAATAATCGGCGTAAGGAGGGCCTGCTGAGTAAAAGACTCAACGCCACTGTTATAG TTCCTCTGTCGGGGGCGACACTCACCGTCGTCCCCGACTTGGCGGACATCGCCGAGGGAGTCGATCTCCTCCTGATATGTGGCATCAAAGGCACGCCGCCGGTCAGCTTTAAGTGGTACCGCAGCGACAGTGTCCAGCCGCTGTTCACCACCACGTCCAACGAGGTCACCAAGCACTACAACGTCACCGGGGTGGGCAGCAAGCACAGCGGCACCTACTACTGCGAGGCCATCAACCCCGCCAACAACGTCGTCCGCAGCCAGTCGGTCACCATAGAGG tgCGTATGGCGCTGTGGAAGAAAGGGCTGATCGTGGCGTCCTGTCTGCTGTTGGTGACGGTGCTGGTGCTGCTGTTTGTGCTGTGCTTCAGGGccaagagag tgAGGGTGGACAGATCAGCCAGTGTGTGGAGCGAGCGACCGCCTAATGCAG CCAGCGACGAAGAGAGCAGCGTGGCGTCCAACGAGCCTGATGTGGAGTATACTGAGGTGGTGCATCCACAGCCAGCAGACCCTGCCAGAG TTCCACTGAAAAAAGGCACAGACACCGTGTACAGCGAGCTCCAAAACTCTCCGCATG GTGCTGCTGACCCCCATGACTAT CAGGGTTCAGTAGAGTATGCTGAGCTCAACGGTGAACAACCTGAGATCAATCACACCCATCCAGAAGTCAACCACCACCAGGACCTCCCAGTGCCGGTGGATTAG